The Thunnus thynnus chromosome 2, fThuThy2.1, whole genome shotgun sequence genome includes a region encoding these proteins:
- the zmp:0000001132 gene encoding alpha-(1,3)-fucosyltransferase 7, with product MTTYGSRAFLLVLILLSSFSSLFYFSFLDQKLFLHKHNPDVPQRNISILLWHWPFGRSYRLDGNKCLEMYNISRCFLTDNTSTFSAADVVVFHHQELWKGPSSLPLHLDRPASQRWVWLSMEPPVNNANLNLFNGLFNWTMSYRHDADISVPYGKTLQGGDDLSYPAAANRSCLVGWVVSKYKPHQARAGVYQSLKKHIPIEVYGKWNKKPLSNRKLLPTIANCLFYLAFENSEATDYISEKLWRNAFQAGAIPVVLGPSRATYDALAPPGSFIHVADFESTADLSAYLKHLAADRQAYEAYFKWHLTHRIKTYTDWRERLCQICVRYPSLPANKVYQDLEGWVYS from the coding sequence ATGACAACATATGGATCCCGAGCCTTCCTCCTCGTCCTCATTCTCCTCAGCTCTTTCTCAtccctgttttatttcagcttctTGGACCAGAAGCTCTTTCTGCACAAACATAATCCAGATGTTCCTCAGAGGAACATCAGCATCTTGCTGTGGCACTGGCCATTTGGACGCTCCTACAGGCTTGACGGAAACAAATGCCTTGAGATGTACAACATCAGCCGCTGTTTCCTCACTGACAACACCTCCACCTTCTCAGCTGCTGATGTGGTGGTCTTCCACCACCAGGAGCTATGGAAAGGTCCGTCCTCGCTGCCTTTGCACCTGGATCGCCCGGCCTCTCAGCGCTGGGTGTGGCTGTCCATGGAGCCTCCTGTCAACAATGCAAACCTCAACCTGTTCAACGGCCTCTTCAATTGGACCATGAGCTACAGACATGATGCAGACATATCTGTCCCTTATGGAAAGACCCTTCAAGGAGGTGATGATCTCAGCTACCCTGCTGCTGCAAATCGTTCTTGCCTTGTCGGCTGGGTTGTCAGCAAATACAAGCCTCACCAGGCTCGGGCTGGTGTTTACCAAAGTCTAAAGAAGCACATCCCCATAGAGGTGTACGGCAAGTGGAACAAGAAGCCCCTGTCAAACAGAAAGCTGTTGCCCACTATTGCAAACTGCCTTTTTTACCTGGCATTTGAGAATTCTGAGGCGACGGACTACATCAGCGAGAAGCTCTGGAGGAATGCCTTCCAAGCAGGGGCCATACCGGTGGTTCTTGGTCCCAGCAGGGCTACCTATGATGCCCTGGCTCCACCTGGTTCCTTTATCCATGTGGCTGATTTTGAGAGCACAGCTGATCTGTCCGCCTATCTGAAGCATCTGGCTGCAGACAGGCAGGCCTATGAGGCATACTTCAAGTGGCACCTTACTCACAGGATCAAAACCTACACTGACTGGAGAGAAAGGCTGTGCCAAATCTGTGTCAGGTACCCCAGTTTGCCAGCCAACAAAGTCTATCAGGACCTGGAGGGCTGGGTTTACAGTTAG